In a genomic window of Onychostoma macrolepis isolate SWU-2019 chromosome 08, ASM1243209v1, whole genome shotgun sequence:
- the ndufb11 gene encoding NADH dehydrogenase [ubiquinone] 1 beta subcomplex subunit 11, mitochondrial translates to MASRLSRIWPTLSRVRLSSALGSRCVSQTPKSSASGAAVASDLQQPVSPAAQDSHGHAEVSPFEKNPDFHGFHHHDSFVDEWNMRLAFFLGISVTIVVGGTFIHYLPDHGMRQWARREAERLIKLREAEGFPLMTENYYDPSTIVLPSSGEE, encoded by the exons ATGGCTTCACGCCTGAGCCGGATCTGGCCCACCCTGTCCCGGGTTCGTTTGAGCTCGGCGCTCGGGAGCCGCTGTGTGTCGCAGACGCCGAAGTCCAGCGCGTCTGGAGCGGCGGTGGCGTCTGATCTGCAGCAGCCCGTGTCTCCCGCTGCTCAGGACAGTCATGGACACGCAGAGGTCAGCCCGTTTGAGAAG AATCCAGATTTCCATGGCTTCCATCATCATGACTCTTTTGTGGATGAATGGAACATGAGGTTGGCATTTTTCCTTGGCATTTCTGTGACCATTGTTGTTGGAGGGACTTTTATCCACTATTTACCGGATCACGG TATGAGGCAGTGGGCTCGCCGGGAAGCTGAAAGGTTGATCAAACTGAGGGAAGCCGAGGGTTTTCCCCTCATGACTGAAAATTATTACGATCCCAGCACGATTGTTCTGCCCTCCTCTGGAGAGGAGTAG
- the rhoaa gene encoding rho-related GTP-binding protein RhoA-A, producing the protein MRRKSISTKNSFKNYVALLLLSDVTPASLSLIGGNYREWACLSGVALSAGRGLGVVQEKIKKARTSETKTMAAIRKKLVIVGDGACGKTCLLIVFSKDQFPEVYVPTVFENYVADIEVDSKQVELALWDTAGQEDYDRLRPLSYPDTDVILMCFSIDSPDSLENIPEKWTPEVKHFCPNVPIILVGNKKDLRNDDHTRRELLKMKQEPVKPEEGRDMANRINAFGYLECSAKTKEGVREVFEMATRAALQAKKRGKKNPCALL; encoded by the exons ATGAGAAGAAAGTCTATTTCAACtaaaaattcattcaaaaattatGTTGCCCTTCTACTGCTTTCGGACGTCACTCCAgcgtctctctctctgattggtggaaacTACCGAGAATGGGCGTGTCTTAGCGGCGTGGCACTGTCTGCGGGGCGGGGCCTTGGGGTCGTACAGGAAAAGATAAAGAAAGCGAGGACATCTGAAACAAAAACG ATGGCTGCAATTCGTAAGAAGCTTGTAATCGTTGGGGATGGAGCATGTGGAAAGACGTGTTTACTCATCGTTTTCAGTAAAGACCAGTTTCCTGAGGTCTACGTACCCACAGTGTTCGAGAACTATGTTGCTGATATTGAGGTGGACAGCAAACAG GTGGAACTGGCTCTATGGGATACAGCTGGACAAGAGGACTACGACAGGCTGAGGCCCCTGTCCTACCCAGACACCGATGTCATCCTCATGTGCTTTTCCATAGACAGCCCTGACAGTTTGG AGAATATCCCAGAGAAATGGACGCCGGAGGTAAAACATTTCTGTCCAAATGTGCCAATAATTCTGGTTGGTAATAAAAAAGATTTACGGAATGATGATCACACTCGACGGGAGCTTCTGAAGATGAAACAG GAACCAGTTAAACCAGAGGAAGGGCGAGATATGGCTAATCGCATCAATGCCTTCGGCTACCTTGAGTGTTCAGCTAAAACTAAGGAGGGCGTGAGGGAAGTGTTCGAAATGGCCACAAGAGCGGCACTCCAAGCCAAAAAACGTGGCAAGAAGAATCCCTGCGCTTTGCTATAG